Within Enterobacter sp. RHBSTW-00175, the genomic segment GACTCCAGTGCGCAAAGCGCGGCAGCCAAAGCCGTGCTCGACAGAACGTTGCCGCATGGATACATCATTGCTCAGCAGGAAGATGACAGCCAGCCAGCGGCCTGGTTGTCACTACTGCGCGACACATCACACCGGTTTGGATAATCTCCAGGATTCTGAATCTTTTCACTCACTTTGGTGATTACCCCGTTTACTTACTATGCTTAAGTACGCGGAGCATCATATCTATGTTCTTCGCATGACTTTGGACATCGGCGCACTCCCCGGACGTGCTGCAAACAATGGAAGGTTCCAATAATGAAATACCGCATCACCCTGGCTCTGGCCCTTTTTTCATTAAGCACAGCCTCTTTCGCCACCTCCCTGTGTCTGGAGAAGGAGAAAGATATTCAGCGAGAAATCAGTTATGCCGAAAAGCATAACAATCAGAACCGAATCAATGGCTTGAAAAAAGCGCTTAGCGAAGTGAAAGCTAACTGTTCCGACAAAGAGCTTCGCGCCAGCCACCAGAAGAAAATCGCGGCGCAAAAGGAAGAAGTTGCCGAGCGCCGTCGCGATCTTCAGGAAGCGAAAGAGAAAGGGGATGCGGATAAAATTGCCAAACGCGAGAAGAAACTGAAAGAAGCGCAAGACGAACTGAACGCGCTGGAATCCCGCGATTATTGAGTTAACGGAAGTCTCACAGGAGAAAATCATGTCAAAAGATACTACGTCAGAAAACCTGCGCGCTGAGTTGAAATCCCTGGCGGATACCCTTGAAGAAGTGCTGAACTCCTCTACCGATAAATCAAAGGAAGAAGTCAGTAAACTGCGCAGTAAAGCCGAGCAAGCATTGAAAGAGAGCCGTACCCGCCTGGGTGAAACCGGTGATGCCCTGGCTAAGCAGACCCGTGAAGCGGCTGCACGCGCTGACGAATACGTTCGCGATAACCCATGGACTGGTGTAGGCATTGGTGCCGCTGTTGGTGTGGTTCTGGGTGTCCTGCTCACGCGTCGTTGATTATGGAAGATAATCGTCATACTGAAGGTCCGGCAAAGAACATTATTGGCATCGGACAGCGGATATTAACCACGCTCGTCGGTATTGCTGAAACGCGTATTCGTCTGGCCGTGGTTGAACTGGAAGAAGAGAAAGCCAATATCTTCCAGATCCTGCTGATGCTCGGTCTTACACTCCTCTTTGCCGCATTTGGCCTGATGAGCCTGCTGGTACTGGTTATCTGGGTTGTCGATCCGCAGTATCGTCTGAATGCCATGATTGCGACCACCGTAGTGTTGCTGTTAGGTGCTGTGATAGGCGGTATCTGGACGCTGCAAAAAGCGCGCAAATCTACGCTACTGCGTCATACCCGTCAGGAGCTTGCAGCCGACCGCACGCTACTGGAGGACGACAAGCCATGAGCAGCAAAACCGAGCTCAGGCAGCGAAAAGCGTTTCTGTTAAGCCAGATCCAGCAGCAACGACTGGATCTGGCCGCCAGCCGTCGCGACTGGGTGGATGCGACACGCCCTCTGGATCGTAGCTGGAATACCTTCCTGAACCTGCGTTCATGGGTACTGGTCGGCAGCAGCGTGATGGCAATCTGGGGTGTGCGTCATCCCAGCAAGCTGATTCGCTGGACGCGTCGCGGCTTTGGTGTCTGGAGCGCCTGGCGTCTGGTAAAGGCAACCCTTCGTCAGCAGCAACTGCGATAGTCTTCTCGCCGGGTGGCGCTGCGCCTCCCCGGCAAAATC encodes:
- a CDS encoding YqjK-like family protein codes for the protein MSSKTELRQRKAFLLSQIQQQRLDLAASRRDWVDATRPLDRSWNTFLNLRSWVLVGSSVMAIWGVRHPSKLIRWTRRGFGVWSAWRLVKATLRQQQLR
- a CDS encoding phage holin family protein, producing MEDNRHTEGPAKNIIGIGQRILTTLVGIAETRIRLAVVELEEEKANIFQILLMLGLTLLFAAFGLMSLLVLVIWVVDPQYRLNAMIATTVVLLLGAVIGGIWTLQKARKSTLLRHTRQELAADRTLLEDDKP
- a CDS encoding YqjD family protein, encoding MSKDTTSENLRAELKSLADTLEEVLNSSTDKSKEEVSKLRSKAEQALKESRTRLGETGDALAKQTREAAARADEYVRDNPWTGVGIGAAVGVVLGVLLTRR
- a CDS encoding DUF1090 domain-containing protein; translated protein: MKYRITLALALFSLSTASFATSLCLEKEKDIQREISYAEKHNNQNRINGLKKALSEVKANCSDKELRASHQKKIAAQKEEVAERRRDLQEAKEKGDADKIAKREKKLKEAQDELNALESRDY